One region of Gossypium raimondii isolate GPD5lz chromosome 6, ASM2569854v1, whole genome shotgun sequence genomic DNA includes:
- the LOC105773490 gene encoding histone-lysine N-methyltransferase ASHH1 isoform X1 has product MDPENEDLPQYEHIFQNEFSYRKHKKQKEEDIAICECKFDFSDPDSTCGERCLNVLTSTECTPGYCPCGVYCKNQKFQKCQYARVTLFKTEGCGWGLLAAEYIKTGQFIVEYCGEVISWKEAKRRSQAYENQGLKDAFIISLNGSESIDATKKGNLARFINHSCQPNCETRKWTVLGEIRVGIFAKEDIPIGTELAYDYNFEWYGGAKVRCLCGALNCSGFLGAKSRGFQEDTYLWEDDDERYSVEKIPLYDSAEDEPATKLLKAVNLNSENDVNTKSEQSITMDVNLKSKHQLESTIDTVPMEGVDVNTLKIESPKDINLYSQDAQQAFSQKNAMISRIRSNSACRNYHIRSGPMLKKKSQHYSNGKLKHLSKKQIDLKHLAKLLASKEAQEEVFRYEEMKNEAASQLASLYNDIRPAIEEHERDNQDSVSTSVAEKWIEASCTKLKIEFDFHSSILRNIVCTPQKACEQVKPCEPEGHGGNNDTEVKLEF; this is encoded by the exons ATG GATCCTGAGAATGAAGACCTTCCTCAATATGAACACATTTTTCAAAACGAATTCTCATATCGAAA AcataaaaagcaaaaagaggAAGATATTGCTATATGCGAGTGCAAATTTGACTTTAGTGATCCTGATAGTACATGTGGAGAGAGGTGCTTGAATGTACTAACAAGCACAGAATGTACACCCGGTTATTGTCCTTGCGGTGTTTACTGCAAGAATCAG aaatttcagaaATGCCAATATGCTAGAGTTACGTTGTTTAAAACAGAGGGTTGTGGTTGGGGTCTGCTTGCTGCTGAATATATAAAG ACTGGACAATTTATTGTTGAGTACTGTGGAGAAGTAATATCTTGGAAAGAAGCAAAGCGAAGATCTCAAGCTTATGAAAATCAAG GTCTTAAGGATGCATTTATTATTTCTCTGAATGGCTCTGAATCCATTGATGCCACCAAAAAGGGAAACCTTGCTAGATTCATCAACCACTCATG CCAACCGAACTGTGAGACTAGGAAGTGGACTGTTTTGGGAGAAATACGAGTTGGAATATTTGCAAAAGAAGATATTCCAATTGGAACTGAGCTTGCATATGATTATAACTTTGAATGGTATGGTGGTGCAAAAGTTCGCTGCCTCTGTGGTGCACTCAACTGTTCAGGATTTCTTGGAGCAAAGTCTCGTGGCTTTCAG GAGGATACctatttatgggaagatgatgatgaacG GTATTCAGTTGAAAAAATCCCGTTGTATGATTCTGCAGAAGATGAGCCTGCCACAAAGCTCCTGAAAGCTGTAAATTTGAATTCTGAGAATGATGTTAATACTAAAAGTGAACAGTCCATAACAATGGATGTTAATCTGAAATCTAAGCACCAGTTGGAGTCTACTATTGATACAGTTCCCATGGAAGGGGTAGATGTGAATACACTGAAAATTGAATCACCTAAAGATATAAACTTGTATTCTCAAGATGCTCAGCAGGCTTTTTCACAAAAGAATGCTATGATATCTCGCATCCGAAGTAACAGTGCATGCCGGAATTATCACATTAGATCAGGGCCAATGCTTAAGAAAAAGTCGCAGCATTATTCAAATGGAAAGTTGAAACATCTTTCAAAGAAGCAAATTGATTTAAAACATCTTGCTAAGCTCTTAGCATCAAAAGAAGCACAAGAGGAAGTCTTCAGATATGAG GAAATGAAGAATGAAGCAGCTTCCCAACTAGCTTCTTTGTACAATGATATACGCCCTGCAATTGAAGAACATGAGAGGGATAACCAAGACAGTGTATCGACCAGTGTTGCTGAGAAGTGGATCGAAGCGTCCTGCACCAAACTGAAGatagaatttgattttcattcTTCAATTCTCAGAAATATTGTCTGCACTCCGCAAAAGGCATGTGAACAAGTGAAGCCTTGTGAACCGGAAGGACACGGAGGCAATAATGATACTGAAGTAAAGTTGGAATTTTGA
- the LOC105773490 gene encoding histone-lysine N-methyltransferase ASHH1 isoform X2 — MDPENEDLPQYEHIFQNEFSYRKHKKQKEEDIAICECKFDFSDPDSTCGERCLNVLTSTECTPGYCPCGVYCKNQTGQFIVEYCGEVISWKEAKRRSQAYENQGLKDAFIISLNGSESIDATKKGNLARFINHSCQPNCETRKWTVLGEIRVGIFAKEDIPIGTELAYDYNFEWYGGAKVRCLCGALNCSGFLGAKSRGFQEDTYLWEDDDERYSVEKIPLYDSAEDEPATKLLKAVNLNSENDVNTKSEQSITMDVNLKSKHQLESTIDTVPMEGVDVNTLKIESPKDINLYSQDAQQAFSQKNAMISRIRSNSACRNYHIRSGPMLKKKSQHYSNGKLKHLSKKQIDLKHLAKLLASKEAQEEVFRYEEMKNEAASQLASLYNDIRPAIEEHERDNQDSVSTSVAEKWIEASCTKLKIEFDFHSSILRNIVCTPQKACEQVKPCEPEGHGGNNDTEVKLEF, encoded by the exons ATG GATCCTGAGAATGAAGACCTTCCTCAATATGAACACATTTTTCAAAACGAATTCTCATATCGAAA AcataaaaagcaaaaagaggAAGATATTGCTATATGCGAGTGCAAATTTGACTTTAGTGATCCTGATAGTACATGTGGAGAGAGGTGCTTGAATGTACTAACAAGCACAGAATGTACACCCGGTTATTGTCCTTGCGGTGTTTACTGCAAGAATCAG ACTGGACAATTTATTGTTGAGTACTGTGGAGAAGTAATATCTTGGAAAGAAGCAAAGCGAAGATCTCAAGCTTATGAAAATCAAG GTCTTAAGGATGCATTTATTATTTCTCTGAATGGCTCTGAATCCATTGATGCCACCAAAAAGGGAAACCTTGCTAGATTCATCAACCACTCATG CCAACCGAACTGTGAGACTAGGAAGTGGACTGTTTTGGGAGAAATACGAGTTGGAATATTTGCAAAAGAAGATATTCCAATTGGAACTGAGCTTGCATATGATTATAACTTTGAATGGTATGGTGGTGCAAAAGTTCGCTGCCTCTGTGGTGCACTCAACTGTTCAGGATTTCTTGGAGCAAAGTCTCGTGGCTTTCAG GAGGATACctatttatgggaagatgatgatgaacG GTATTCAGTTGAAAAAATCCCGTTGTATGATTCTGCAGAAGATGAGCCTGCCACAAAGCTCCTGAAAGCTGTAAATTTGAATTCTGAGAATGATGTTAATACTAAAAGTGAACAGTCCATAACAATGGATGTTAATCTGAAATCTAAGCACCAGTTGGAGTCTACTATTGATACAGTTCCCATGGAAGGGGTAGATGTGAATACACTGAAAATTGAATCACCTAAAGATATAAACTTGTATTCTCAAGATGCTCAGCAGGCTTTTTCACAAAAGAATGCTATGATATCTCGCATCCGAAGTAACAGTGCATGCCGGAATTATCACATTAGATCAGGGCCAATGCTTAAGAAAAAGTCGCAGCATTATTCAAATGGAAAGTTGAAACATCTTTCAAAGAAGCAAATTGATTTAAAACATCTTGCTAAGCTCTTAGCATCAAAAGAAGCACAAGAGGAAGTCTTCAGATATGAG GAAATGAAGAATGAAGCAGCTTCCCAACTAGCTTCTTTGTACAATGATATACGCCCTGCAATTGAAGAACATGAGAGGGATAACCAAGACAGTGTATCGACCAGTGTTGCTGAGAAGTGGATCGAAGCGTCCTGCACCAAACTGAAGatagaatttgattttcattcTTCAATTCTCAGAAATATTGTCTGCACTCCGCAAAAGGCATGTGAACAAGTGAAGCCTTGTGAACCGGAAGGACACGGAGGCAATAATGATACTGAAGTAAAGTTGGAATTTTGA